A stretch of DNA from Primulina huaijiensis isolate GDHJ02 unplaced genomic scaffold, ASM1229523v2 scaffold23545_ERROPOS1600000+, whole genome shotgun sequence:
TTTTCGAGTCACAACGAGTCCATAAAAATCTTACTTTATATTGTGATAAACATGATTATtaatacaacaaaaaaattttccCGACAAGAAAGAGGctgtatattatattatattatattatattatattagtcAAAAAGGTCATTCGAAGATCTTGATTCTAAGACCAACCATACACTTTGCTTTGGAGACGTTGGCAACTGTTGAATTTACCTTGGGAACCACTCCCCGAATGCCTACACACTTCACTCTGATTCCGATCTTCTTCGTCTTCGACGTCTCAATCTTTATCCCCACCATCGTATCCACCACAATGCTCATGGGTAACCCGCGGTTTCTCTTCTTAAGATCCGACCTCAATGTGTTGGCGGATTCTGTTTCCAGAACCTGAGAGTTCATACCCATTGTGGTGTGAATTATGAACGTGGAGTCGGGCGAATTGGTGAACTTTGCGAAAGACCCGTTTGATAATTTTACTGAGTCATACTGTGCTGTGACGGACATGGGGCCGTAGAGAAATGCGATCTTTTTATTGGGATTTTTGGCGGACAGGGTGAGGTTGAGCTTCGTGGTGAGGTAGGCGGAGGGAGTGGTGGTGAGGTTGAAGGAGGAGATTTTGAGGGAGGTGACGGAGAATAAAGGATAGTGGGGTTGGTAGAGTACGTAGAAGGCTGCGGCGGCAAGGATGATGATGGCCAGGAGGAGGAGGGTGAACCAGAAGCAAGCGACGCACAAGTAGCGGCGTACGTCCTTGCGGAGGTGCTTTGACGAGGGAGGAGGCCGGTTGGAGTGGCGTTTTGGGTTGTGGAGCTGCTTATTAGTTGGGGGTGGTGGCGCGGCGGCGGCATTTGGCCTGGTAGCTGGGTGAACTTTGTCGGTCATTTTGTAGTGGCTGGACGAATTAATCTGGGAGCAAGCAATGCattataatttcatatttaaagGAATGACAAATTTtgcttttcattttcatttttaaaaaaaattattttcttaacaTATAATCAATTTATccatcatttcat
This window harbors:
- the LOC140967063 gene encoding NDR1/HIN1-like protein 1, yielding MTDKVHPATRPNAAAAPPPPTNKQLHNPKRHSNRPPPSSKHLRKDVRRYLCVACFWFTLLLLAIIILAAAAFYVLYQPHYPLFSVTSLKISSFNLTTTPSAYLTTKLNLTLSAKNPNKKIAFLYGPMSVTAQYDSVKLSNGSFAKFTNSPDSTFIIHTTMGMNSQVLETESANTLRSDLKKRNRGLPMSIVVDTMVGIKIETSKTKKIGIRVKCVGIRGVVPKVNSTVANVSKAKCMVGLRIKIFE